A genomic window from Elaeis guineensis isolate ETL-2024a chromosome 3, EG11, whole genome shotgun sequence includes:
- the LOC105035102 gene encoding polyadenylate-binding protein 7 isoform X1: MAMAPTVPSPALYVGDLHPAVTDSHLFDLFSSVGAVTSVRVCRDIVSGRSLGYGYVNYVSSQDASQAIEKLNHASLNGKPIRIMWSHRDPEARNSGIGNLFVKNLPDSIDNVRLHEMFEKFGNILSCKVVTMQDGKSKGYGFVQFDSEERANSAIEKLNGSIIDGKKIYVGNFIKKSERVLPDSEPKYTNLYLKNLDGDITEELIQLKFSEFGKIKNVVIAKDAEGNSKGFGFVNFENPDSARRAIKAMNGAQLASKTLYVGRAQKKEERQEILRQLFEEKREEQLRKNMASNVYVKNIDDDVDDDALREHFSQCGNIISAKVMCDDKGISKGFGFVCYSKPEEASRAVNTLHGSMFLQKPLYVAIAQRKEDRKAQLQLQFAQRMVGLAGSPSVVIPAGCPFYYSAPGVVSQIPFCQGLMNQTLELIPAWRPSGFVSASRPPFQPMQLPVVPNTQRQHRQIGGQMNGHMLSESDHSIPHICHLHQPDHSLGALKDFNSHQRSGQRKYVPNRRQHEMINDLMVPSAASNSRELKMLSSMLAAASPQQQKQIIGEHLFPLVQKHKPDLAAKITGMLLEMDNSELLLLLESPESLAAKVEEAVQVLKLSKTKSGGAGHGKYLSAEVAVN; the protein is encoded by the exons ATGGCGATGGCTCCGACTGTGCCATCGCCGGCGCTGTACGTGGGGGACCTCCACCCGGCCGTGACGGACAGCCATCTCTTCGACCTCTTCTCGTCGGTGGGCGCCGTCACGTCTGTCCGCGTCTGCCGCGACATTGTCTCCGGCCGATCCCTCGGTTACGGCTACGTCAACTACGTTTCATCCCAGGACG CCTCACAAGCTATCGAGAAACTGAATCATGCCTCATTAAATGGAAAACCAATTAGAATTATGTGGTCTCATCGAGACCCGGAGGCAAGGAACAGTGGGATTGGTAACCTGTTTGTGAAG AATCTGCCTGACTCCATTGACAATGTGAGGCTTCACGAAATGTTTGAAAAATTTGGAAATATTTTGTCTTGCAAGGTTGTTACAATGCAAGATGGCAAGAGCAAAGGATATGGGTTTGTTCAGTTTGACTCTGAAGAACGTGCAAATTCTGCCATTGAGAAACTCAATGGATCCATTATTGATGGCAAGAAAAT ATATGTTGGTAACTTCATCAAAAAGAGTGAGCGCGTTTTACCTGACTCTGAACCGAAATATACTAATCTATATCTGAAGAACCTGGATGGTGACATAACAGAAGAACTTATTCAGCTGAAGTTCTCTGAATTTGGCAAAATAAAAAATGTGGTTATTGCAAAAGATGCTGAAGGTAACTCGAAGGGGTTTGGGTTTGTGAACTTTGAAAATCCTGATAGTGCTAGAAGAGCAATAAAGGCAATGAATGGAGCTCAGCTAG CATCAAAAACCCTTTACGTGGGAAGGGCCCAGAAGAAGGAAGAACGCCAAGAAATTTTACGGCAGTTATTTGAAGAAAAGCGTGAGGAACAGCTCAGAAAAAATATG GCTTCAAATGTGTATGTAAAGAATATTgatgatgatgttgatgatgatgcTCTGAGAGAACACTTCAGTCAGTGTGGCAATATCATATCTGCAAAAGTTATGTGTGATGATAAAGGAATTAGTAAAGGGTTTGGATTTGTATGCTATAGCAAACCAGAGGAAGCTAGCAGAGCTGTAAACACTCTGCATG GATCCATGTTCCTCCAGAAGCCCTTATATGTTGCAATTGCGCAAAGGAAAGAGGATAGGAAAGCACAGTTGCAGCTTCAGTTTGCTCAGCGTATGGTAGGATTAGCAGGATCACCATCTGTAGTTATTCCTGCTGGTTGTCCTTTTTACTACTCTGCACCTGGTGTAGTCTCACAAATTCCTTTCTGTCAGGGTCTTATGAATCAAACCTTGGAACTGATACCAGCATGGAGGCCAAGTGGTTTTGTTTCTGCATCAAGGCCACCTTTCCAACCAATGCAGCTTCCAGTG GTTCCAAATACTCAAAGGCAACATAGACAAATTGGAGGTCAGATGAATGGGCACATGCTTTCTGAATCTGACCACTCCATTCCACATATTTGTCATTTACATCAACCAGACCACTCTTTGGGTGCACTGAAAGACTTTAATAGTCACCAG CGCTCTGGACAGAGGAAGTATGTGCCAAACAGACGCCAGCATGAGATGATCAATGATTTGATGGTTCCATCTGCTGCTTCAAACTCACGAGAGCTGAAGATGCTCAGCAGCATGCTTGCAGCTGCTTCTCCACAACAACAAAAGCAGATTATTGGCGAGCACCTCTTTCCCCTTGTTCAGAAGCATAAG CCTGATCTTGCTGCTAAAATTACTGGGATGCTGTTGGAGATGGACAACTCTGAATTGCTACTGCTTCTGGAGTCACCAGAGTCATTGGCTGCCAAAGTAGAAGAAGCGGTTCAGGTGCTGAAGCTGTCAAAAACTAAATCAGGTGGTGCAGGACATGGCAAGTACCTGTCAGCTGAGGTTGCTGTGAACTGA
- the LOC105035102 gene encoding polyadenylate-binding protein 7 isoform X2 — translation MAMAPTVPSPALYVGDLHPAVTDSHLFDLFSSVGAVTSVRVCRDIVSGRSLGYGYVNYVSSQDASQAIEKLNHASLNGKPIRIMWSHRDPEARNSGIGNLFVKNLPDSIDNVRLHEMFEKFGNILSCKVVTMQDGKSKGYGFVQFDSEERANSAIEKLNGSIIDGKKIYVGNFIKKSERVLPDSEPKYTNLYLKNLDGDITEELIQLKFSEFGKIKNVVIAKDAEGNSKGFGFVNFENPDSARRAIKAMNGAQLASKTLYVGRAQKKEERQEILRQLFEEKREEQLRKNMASNVYVKNIDDDVDDDALREHFSQCGNIISAKVMCDDKGISKGFGFVCYSKPEEASRAVNTLHGSMFLQKPLYVAIAQRKEDRKAQLQLQFAQRMGLMNQTLELIPAWRPSGFVSASRPPFQPMQLPVVPNTQRQHRQIGGQMNGHMLSESDHSIPHICHLHQPDHSLGALKDFNSHQRSGQRKYVPNRRQHEMINDLMVPSAASNSRELKMLSSMLAAASPQQQKQIIGEHLFPLVQKHKPDLAAKITGMLLEMDNSELLLLLESPESLAAKVEEAVQVLKLSKTKSGGAGHGKYLSAEVAVN, via the exons ATGGCGATGGCTCCGACTGTGCCATCGCCGGCGCTGTACGTGGGGGACCTCCACCCGGCCGTGACGGACAGCCATCTCTTCGACCTCTTCTCGTCGGTGGGCGCCGTCACGTCTGTCCGCGTCTGCCGCGACATTGTCTCCGGCCGATCCCTCGGTTACGGCTACGTCAACTACGTTTCATCCCAGGACG CCTCACAAGCTATCGAGAAACTGAATCATGCCTCATTAAATGGAAAACCAATTAGAATTATGTGGTCTCATCGAGACCCGGAGGCAAGGAACAGTGGGATTGGTAACCTGTTTGTGAAG AATCTGCCTGACTCCATTGACAATGTGAGGCTTCACGAAATGTTTGAAAAATTTGGAAATATTTTGTCTTGCAAGGTTGTTACAATGCAAGATGGCAAGAGCAAAGGATATGGGTTTGTTCAGTTTGACTCTGAAGAACGTGCAAATTCTGCCATTGAGAAACTCAATGGATCCATTATTGATGGCAAGAAAAT ATATGTTGGTAACTTCATCAAAAAGAGTGAGCGCGTTTTACCTGACTCTGAACCGAAATATACTAATCTATATCTGAAGAACCTGGATGGTGACATAACAGAAGAACTTATTCAGCTGAAGTTCTCTGAATTTGGCAAAATAAAAAATGTGGTTATTGCAAAAGATGCTGAAGGTAACTCGAAGGGGTTTGGGTTTGTGAACTTTGAAAATCCTGATAGTGCTAGAAGAGCAATAAAGGCAATGAATGGAGCTCAGCTAG CATCAAAAACCCTTTACGTGGGAAGGGCCCAGAAGAAGGAAGAACGCCAAGAAATTTTACGGCAGTTATTTGAAGAAAAGCGTGAGGAACAGCTCAGAAAAAATATG GCTTCAAATGTGTATGTAAAGAATATTgatgatgatgttgatgatgatgcTCTGAGAGAACACTTCAGTCAGTGTGGCAATATCATATCTGCAAAAGTTATGTGTGATGATAAAGGAATTAGTAAAGGGTTTGGATTTGTATGCTATAGCAAACCAGAGGAAGCTAGCAGAGCTGTAAACACTCTGCATG GATCCATGTTCCTCCAGAAGCCCTTATATGTTGCAATTGCGCAAAGGAAAGAGGATAGGAAAGCACAGTTGCAGCTTCAGTTTGCTCAGCGTATG GGTCTTATGAATCAAACCTTGGAACTGATACCAGCATGGAGGCCAAGTGGTTTTGTTTCTGCATCAAGGCCACCTTTCCAACCAATGCAGCTTCCAGTG GTTCCAAATACTCAAAGGCAACATAGACAAATTGGAGGTCAGATGAATGGGCACATGCTTTCTGAATCTGACCACTCCATTCCACATATTTGTCATTTACATCAACCAGACCACTCTTTGGGTGCACTGAAAGACTTTAATAGTCACCAG CGCTCTGGACAGAGGAAGTATGTGCCAAACAGACGCCAGCATGAGATGATCAATGATTTGATGGTTCCATCTGCTGCTTCAAACTCACGAGAGCTGAAGATGCTCAGCAGCATGCTTGCAGCTGCTTCTCCACAACAACAAAAGCAGATTATTGGCGAGCACCTCTTTCCCCTTGTTCAGAAGCATAAG CCTGATCTTGCTGCTAAAATTACTGGGATGCTGTTGGAGATGGACAACTCTGAATTGCTACTGCTTCTGGAGTCACCAGAGTCATTGGCTGCCAAAGTAGAAGAAGCGGTTCAGGTGCTGAAGCTGTCAAAAACTAAATCAGGTGGTGCAGGACATGGCAAGTACCTGTCAGCTGAGGTTGCTGTGAACTGA